One genomic segment of Gemmatimonadota bacterium includes these proteins:
- a CDS encoding 4-hydroxy-tetrahydrodipicolinate synthase → MLPNGTGTAIVTPFSPQGDVDHEALAQLVDWQIEEGVDFLVACGSTGEAATLSLDERLAVTATVVRSASGRVPVLAGATDNATARAVDEAQAQAALGVAGIMSASPYYNKPTQAGLEAHFRAIADAIHLPLLLYNVPGRTGVDLRPETVARLAEHPRIGGIKEASGSVRRVMDLVAQTPSDFVVLCGDDDLVVPAIAAGARGLISVASNALPRAIATIVRHARAGDFATARADLLPLLPFIDLLFTEANPIPVKAALAMQGRIGDTVRLPLLSATAPLRERMAPFLPMTSRLGVPA, encoded by the coding sequence ATGCTCCCGAACGGAACCGGTACGGCGATCGTCACCCCCTTCAGTCCGCAGGGCGACGTCGACCACGAGGCACTGGCCCAGTTGGTCGACTGGCAGATCGAGGAAGGGGTGGATTTCCTCGTGGCCTGCGGCAGCACGGGCGAGGCCGCGACGCTCTCGCTCGACGAACGATTGGCCGTGACGGCCACCGTCGTGCGCTCCGCCTCTGGTCGTGTTCCTGTCCTCGCAGGCGCGACCGACAACGCCACGGCCCGGGCGGTCGACGAAGCGCAGGCGCAGGCGGCGCTTGGCGTAGCCGGCATCATGAGTGCCTCGCCCTATTACAACAAGCCGACGCAGGCCGGCCTCGAAGCACACTTTCGCGCCATCGCCGACGCCATTCACCTCCCGCTGCTGCTGTACAACGTCCCCGGGCGGACCGGGGTCGACCTGCGTCCGGAGACGGTGGCACGCCTCGCGGAGCATCCCCGGATTGGCGGCATCAAGGAGGCGAGTGGCAGCGTGCGCCGGGTAATGGACCTGGTGGCCCAGACGCCAAGTGACTTCGTGGTGCTGTGCGGTGATGATGACCTCGTCGTCCCGGCGATCGCTGCCGGTGCACGGGGCCTCATCTCAGTCGCGAGCAACGCCTTGCCCCGCGCGATCGCCACGATCGTCCGCCATGCGCGCGCGGGCGACTTCGCCACGGCGCGTGCCGACCTGCTCCCGCTCCTCCCGTTCATCGACCTGCTCTTCACCGAAGCGAACCCGATTCCGGTGAAGGCCGCGCTGGCGATGCAGGGGCGCATCGGTGACACCGTGCGCCTCCCGCTCCTGTCGGCCACCGCCCCGCTGCGTGAGCGCATGGCGCCATTTCTTCCGATGACTTCCCGCCTTGGAGTGCCCGCGTGA
- a CDS encoding HAD family hydrolase, with protein sequence MTDHPPAVFLDRDGTLIEDPGHLADPAGVVLLPGVIEALHELTRLGYLRIIVTNQSGIGQGFFTEADFEAVQAELQRQLSAHGITIDAVYHCPHRREDDCDCRKPGTAMHRQAAQRFGIDLARSWCIGDRPGDLLPARALGAQAVLVRTGDGARHVEETGTLGFPVAADLRAAVALLTSAR encoded by the coding sequence ATGACCGACCATCCGCCGGCCGTCTTCCTCGATCGCGACGGTACCCTGATCGAGGACCCCGGCCACCTTGCCGATCCGGCGGGTGTCGTCCTCCTGCCAGGTGTCATCGAGGCGCTGCACGAGCTGACGCGCCTCGGCTACCTCCGCATCATCGTCACCAATCAGTCCGGCATCGGGCAGGGTTTTTTCACCGAGGCCGACTTCGAGGCGGTGCAGGCCGAACTGCAGCGCCAGCTCTCTGCCCATGGCATCACCATCGACGCGGTCTACCATTGCCCGCACCGGCGCGAGGACGACTGCGACTGCCGCAAGCCAGGCACCGCGATGCATCGGCAGGCAGCGCAGCGCTTCGGGATCGACCTGGCACGCTCGTGGTGCATCGGCGATCGCCCTGGCGACCTCCTGCCAGCCCGAGCACTCGGCGCCCAGGCCGTCCTGGTCCGCACCGGCGATGGGGCCCGACACGTCGAGGAGACCGGCACGCTCGGGTTTCCGGTGGCCGCCGACCTCCGCGCTGCCGTCGCATTGCTGACCTCGGCGCGCTGA
- a CDS encoding valine--tRNA ligase, which translates to MTEPLAPQYDPRAIEGPLYQWWQDRGFYTVDANAPGEPYVIQIPPPNVTAVLHAGHGLNNTLQDVLIRFERMRGRKALWVPGTDHAGIATQNVVEKLLAKEGLTRFDVGREAFVTRVRSFVEETGGVILEQLKALGASCDWSRTYFTLDEDLSRAVREVFVTLHERGLIYRGKYIINWCPRCLTALSNEEAEKEETDGKIWHLRYPREDGQGFVTVATTRPETMLGDTAVAVHPTDPRYLALIGTRLRLPLADRLIPIVGDEAVEADFGSGAVKVTPAHDPTDFEIGKRHGLAQLDVMTDDAKMNDTVPERFRGLDRFEARKRVVAEFEALGLLEKVEAHRHAVGHCYRCDTVVEPRLSDQWFVKMQPLADPALQAYRDGRVSFLPERQGDNYAMWLENIRDWCISRQLWWGHRIPVWYCEAEGCRQTIVSRTDVEACTACGGRVRQDEDVLDTWFSSWLVPFSSLGWPEETDDLRAFYPGATLVTAPEILFFWVARMIMAGLAFRGEVPFRTVYLHGTVRDTQHRKMSKSLGNGIDPLQVIDRFGADALRYTMVSGMAVGTDLILDPADLDVSFAPGRNFANKLWNIGRFLLGHLEAGAAPLASIDERDLTLADRWILARAEATIREATQQYERYRLNDAAAAVYHFLWSDLADWYVEQVKPRLYGNAPGGETARAVAAHVFDQGLRLLHPVMPFITEALWQRLPNSTPDATISLAAWPRASDGRADAAALEEFGAAQAIIGAVRALRAEYAVAPGQTVSVTVSDASPVATRALAAEGETVRRLAKIETLTIGAAPDEPGGTIVLDDRTIVFVPLGDLVDIAKECARLGAEADKLDALVTAQETKLGNEQFVSRAPAAIIEKEREKLGAWRAQAEALRAKRTALGCTD; encoded by the coding sequence GTGACCGAGCCGCTCGCCCCCCAATACGACCCGCGCGCCATCGAGGGCCCGCTGTACCAGTGGTGGCAGGACCGCGGCTTCTACACGGTCGACGCCAACGCCCCCGGCGAGCCGTACGTCATCCAGATCCCGCCCCCGAACGTGACCGCCGTGCTGCACGCCGGTCACGGGCTCAACAACACGCTGCAGGATGTGCTGATCCGTTTCGAGCGGATGCGCGGCCGCAAGGCGCTCTGGGTGCCCGGCACCGACCACGCCGGCATCGCCACGCAGAACGTGGTGGAGAAGCTGCTGGCCAAGGAAGGGCTGACCCGGTTCGATGTGGGTCGCGAGGCCTTCGTCACGCGGGTCCGCAGCTTCGTCGAAGAGACCGGCGGAGTCATACTCGAGCAGCTCAAGGCGCTCGGCGCCAGCTGCGACTGGTCGCGCACCTACTTCACGCTCGACGAGGATCTCTCGCGCGCCGTCCGCGAAGTGTTCGTCACGCTGCACGAGCGCGGCCTGATCTATCGCGGCAAGTACATCATCAACTGGTGCCCCCGCTGCCTCACCGCCCTCTCGAACGAGGAGGCGGAGAAGGAAGAGACCGACGGCAAGATCTGGCACCTCCGCTACCCGCGCGAGGACGGGCAGGGCTTTGTCACCGTGGCGACCACCCGCCCCGAGACGATGCTCGGCGACACCGCCGTGGCCGTGCACCCGACCGACCCGCGCTACCTGGCGCTCATCGGCACGCGGCTGCGCCTCCCGCTCGCCGACCGCCTGATCCCGATCGTCGGCGACGAGGCGGTCGAGGCCGACTTCGGCTCGGGTGCCGTCAAGGTCACCCCCGCGCACGATCCGACTGACTTCGAGATCGGCAAGCGCCACGGCCTGGCCCAACTCGACGTGATGACCGACGACGCGAAGATGAACGACACCGTGCCGGAGCGCTTCCGCGGTCTCGATCGCTTCGAGGCGCGCAAGCGCGTGGTCGCCGAATTCGAGGCGCTCGGACTGCTGGAGAAGGTGGAGGCGCACCGCCACGCGGTGGGCCATTGCTACCGCTGCGACACGGTGGTCGAGCCGCGCCTCTCGGACCAGTGGTTCGTGAAGATGCAGCCGCTCGCCGATCCGGCGCTGCAGGCGTATCGCGACGGCCGCGTGAGCTTCCTCCCCGAGCGCCAGGGCGACAACTACGCCATGTGGCTCGAGAACATCCGCGACTGGTGCATCTCGCGCCAGCTCTGGTGGGGACATCGCATCCCGGTCTGGTACTGCGAGGCCGAGGGATGCCGGCAGACGATCGTCTCGCGCACCGATGTCGAGGCGTGCACCGCCTGCGGCGGGCGCGTGCGGCAGGACGAGGACGTCCTCGACACCTGGTTCTCGTCGTGGCTGGTGCCCTTCTCGTCGCTCGGCTGGCCGGAGGAGACGGATGATCTCCGCGCCTTCTATCCTGGCGCCACGCTCGTCACGGCCCCGGAGATCCTCTTCTTCTGGGTGGCCCGGATGATCATGGCCGGCCTCGCCTTCCGCGGCGAGGTGCCGTTCCGCACCGTGTACCTGCATGGCACCGTGCGCGACACCCAGCATCGCAAGATGTCGAAGTCGCTGGGCAATGGCATCGATCCGCTCCAGGTGATCGATCGCTTCGGCGCCGATGCCCTTCGCTACACGATGGTGAGCGGGATGGCGGTGGGCACCGACCTGATTCTCGATCCCGCCGATCTCGACGTCTCGTTCGCGCCCGGTCGCAACTTCGCCAACAAGTTGTGGAACATCGGGCGTTTCCTGCTCGGACACCTCGAGGCCGGCGCCGCACCGCTCGCGTCGATCGACGAGCGCGACCTCACGCTTGCCGATCGCTGGATTCTGGCGCGCGCCGAGGCGACCATCCGCGAGGCGACGCAGCAGTATGAGCGCTACCGGCTCAACGACGCGGCCGCCGCGGTGTACCACTTCCTCTGGAGCGACCTCGCTGACTGGTACGTCGAGCAGGTGAAGCCGCGCCTGTATGGCAACGCCCCTGGTGGCGAGACGGCGCGCGCCGTCGCGGCCCACGTCTTCGACCAGGGTCTCCGCCTGTTGCACCCGGTGATGCCGTTCATCACCGAGGCGCTCTGGCAGCGGCTCCCGAACTCGACACCGGACGCGACCATCTCCCTGGCCGCGTGGCCACGAGCCTCCGACGGCCGCGCGGATGCGGCCGCGCTCGAGGAGTTCGGCGCCGCGCAGGCCATCATCGGCGCGGTGCGCGCCCTGCGCGCCGAGTATGCGGTGGCGCCGGGGCAGACCGTCTCGGTCACCGTGAGCGATGCCAGCCCGGTGGCCACGCGTGCGCTGGCGGCCGAGGGCGAGACGGTGCGCCGACTGGCCAAGATCGAGACCCTGACGATCGGTGCCGCGCCGGATGAGCCCGGTGGCACCATCGTCCTCGACGATCGCACGATCGTCTTCGTGCCGCTCGGCGATCTGGTCGACATCGCCAAGGAATGCGCGCGCCTCGGTGCCGAGGCCGACAAGCTCGATGCGCTGGTCACCGCGCAGGAGACCAAGCTCGGCAACGAACAGTTCGTGTCGCGGGCGCCGGCGGCGATCATCGAGAAGGAGCGCGAGAAGCTCGGCGCGTGGCGTGCCCAGGCGGAGGCGCTGCGCGCCAAGCGCACCGCCCTCGGGTGCACGGACTGA
- the purH gene encoding bifunctional phosphoribosylaminoimidazolecarboxamide formyltransferase/IMP cyclohydrolase produces the protein MQRALISVSDKRGVVAFAQELVRLGWEVVSTGGTAALLRDAGCPVTTVDQITGFPEILDGRVKTLHPVVHAGLLARPDRPEHVRVMKEHGIASFQLVAVNLYPFRATIAHPDVSFEDAIENIDIGGPSMLRSAAKNFEFVLPVVDPRDYGQVLELVAGGEIPLEVRQGFAAKVFTHTSDYDNAIAGYLTPRQASLPERIALAMERRQVLRYGENPQQRAALYVSEEPRGIGDLTQRQGKELSFNNLLDIDAAMAAVAAWSHDVACAVIKHTTPCGIALGRSAKEAFERARATDPTSAFGSVIAFNTVVDRPAAEAMRDLFIEVIVAPAFHADALAIFAEKRNLRIVELPVPVGHDSLDWKRIRGGFLIQDQFAFDHNEDGWSVPTSRTPTAEEMIDLRFAWAAVATVKSNAILLARGEQALGIGAGQMSRVDASFLAVHKARQAGHLLDGAVLASDGFFPFPDGVEAAAEAGVRAIIQPGGSIKDPDVIAAADRLGIAMVMTGARMFRH, from the coding sequence ATGCAGCGTGCCCTGATCTCGGTCAGTGACAAACGTGGTGTAGTGGCTTTTGCCCAGGAACTCGTTCGCCTGGGCTGGGAAGTGGTCTCCACCGGCGGCACCGCCGCCCTCCTCCGCGACGCCGGCTGCCCAGTCACCACGGTCGACCAGATCACCGGTTTCCCCGAGATCCTCGATGGTCGCGTCAAGACGCTCCATCCGGTGGTCCACGCCGGCCTGCTCGCGCGCCCCGATCGTCCCGAACATGTGCGGGTGATGAAGGAGCATGGCATTGCCTCCTTCCAACTCGTCGCCGTGAATCTCTACCCCTTCCGCGCGACGATCGCCCATCCGGACGTCTCGTTCGAGGACGCGATCGAGAACATCGACATCGGCGGCCCGTCGATGCTGCGCTCCGCGGCGAAGAATTTCGAGTTCGTCCTCCCGGTGGTCGATCCGCGCGACTATGGCCAGGTCCTCGAATTGGTGGCTGGTGGCGAGATCCCGCTCGAGGTGCGCCAGGGCTTCGCCGCCAAGGTGTTCACGCACACCTCCGACTACGACAATGCCATCGCTGGCTATCTCACGCCACGCCAGGCGTCCCTCCCCGAGCGGATCGCGCTGGCGATGGAGCGGCGACAGGTGCTCCGCTACGGCGAGAATCCGCAGCAGCGCGCCGCGCTCTACGTGTCCGAGGAACCGCGTGGGATCGGTGACCTGACACAGCGGCAGGGGAAGGAACTGTCCTTCAACAACCTGCTGGACATCGACGCCGCCATGGCGGCCGTCGCGGCCTGGAGCCACGATGTCGCCTGCGCCGTGATCAAGCACACCACGCCGTGCGGCATTGCCCTGGGCCGGAGTGCCAAGGAAGCGTTCGAACGGGCACGGGCCACCGATCCGACCTCCGCCTTCGGCTCCGTCATCGCCTTCAACACGGTGGTCGATCGCCCGGCGGCCGAGGCGATGCGCGATCTCTTCATCGAAGTGATCGTCGCCCCGGCCTTTCATGCCGATGCGTTGGCGATCTTTGCCGAGAAGCGGAACCTCCGCATTGTCGAGCTGCCGGTCCCGGTCGGCCACGACAGCCTCGACTGGAAGCGCATTCGCGGCGGCTTCCTGATCCAGGACCAGTTCGCGTTCGACCACAACGAGGACGGTTGGTCGGTTCCGACGAGCCGCACGCCGACGGCCGAGGAGATGATCGACCTTCGATTCGCCTGGGCCGCCGTCGCCACCGTGAAGTCCAACGCGATCCTGCTGGCCCGGGGCGAACAGGCCCTCGGCATCGGGGCCGGCCAGATGAGCCGTGTGGATGCCTCCTTCCTCGCCGTCCACAAGGCACGGCAGGCCGGACACCTCCTGGATGGCGCCGTGCTGGCGTCCGATGGTTTCTTCCCCTTTCCGGACGGCGTCGAAGCCGCGGCGGAGGCGGGGGTCCGAGCGATCATCCAACCCGGGGGCTCGATCAAGGACCCCGACGTGATTGCTGCCGCGGATCGCCTTGGCATTGCCATGGTGATGACCGGCGCCCGAATGTTCCGCCATTAA
- a CDS encoding 2,3,4,5-tetrahydropyridine-2,6-dicarboxylate N-succinyltransferase — translation MNDLEARIAPFLDQVPEGRENEARRAFAQLKEALQHGRIRAAERDADGRWHVNGWVKRGILLGFRLGVLVDAGTAGPMRFFDKDSFGVRATTIDEGIRIVPGGTAVREGSYLARGVIVVPPAYVNVGAYVDEGTLIDSHALVGSCAQIGKRVHLSAAAQIGGVLEPAGAMPVIIEDDVLVGGNCGVYEGTIVRRRAVLAPGVLLTGGTAVVDLVHDRILRREGDSPLEIPEGAVVVPGSRPVTHGSGQARGISLYAPVIVKYRDERTDAAVQLEDLIR, via the coding sequence GTGAACGACCTTGAAGCCCGCATTGCCCCCTTCCTCGACCAGGTCCCCGAAGGACGCGAGAACGAAGCGCGCCGCGCCTTCGCCCAGCTCAAGGAAGCACTCCAGCACGGGCGTATCCGCGCCGCGGAACGCGACGCCGACGGCCGATGGCACGTGAACGGCTGGGTCAAGCGCGGCATCCTGCTCGGCTTCCGGCTCGGCGTGCTCGTCGACGCCGGCACGGCGGGGCCGATGCGGTTCTTCGACAAGGACAGCTTCGGGGTGCGTGCCACCACGATCGACGAGGGAATCCGGATCGTGCCAGGCGGCACCGCGGTGCGTGAGGGCAGCTACCTCGCGCGCGGCGTGATCGTGGTGCCACCGGCGTATGTGAACGTCGGCGCGTATGTCGATGAGGGGACGCTGATCGATTCGCACGCGCTCGTCGGCTCCTGTGCGCAGATCGGGAAGCGCGTGCACTTGTCGGCGGCGGCCCAGATCGGTGGCGTGCTCGAGCCGGCCGGGGCGATGCCGGTGATCATCGAGGACGACGTGTTGGTGGGGGGGAATTGCGGGGTGTACGAGGGGACGATCGTGCGGCGACGCGCCGTCCTGGCGCCCGGGGTGCTCCTGACTGGTGGGACGGCGGTGGTCGACCTCGTCCACGACCGGATCCTGCGGCGTGAGGGCGACTCGCCGCTGGAGATTCCGGAAGGGGCGGTCGTGGTGCCGGGGAGCCGACCGGTGACCCACGGGAGCGGGCAGGCGCGCGGGATCTCGCTGTACGCGCCCGTGATCGTCAAGTACCGCGACGAGCGCACCGACGCGGCGGTGCAGCTCGAAGATTTGATCCGCTAG
- a CDS encoding phosphoribosylglycinamide formyltransferase — protein MSYRVAVAVSGRGSNLLALCDAPSTGADVVLVLSDRDAAALEAAARRGIATHRLQSHRDGAEWLAALEGGRVDLLVLAGYLKLVPPVVVAAYHGRIINIHPALLPKHGGPGMYGGRVHTAVLAAGDTESGATVHLVDEVYDRGAILGQARVPVQPGDTPESLAARVLAAEHRLLPAAVTAAARAGRPVPFALPPAA, from the coding sequence GTGAGCTATCGCGTGGCAGTGGCGGTCTCGGGCCGCGGCAGCAACCTTCTGGCGCTCTGCGACGCCCCGAGCACGGGGGCCGACGTGGTGCTCGTGCTCAGCGACCGTGATGCCGCGGCGCTCGAAGCGGCTGCGCGGCGCGGCATCGCCACGCATCGGCTCCAGAGCCACCGGGATGGCGCCGAGTGGCTGGCCGCGCTCGAGGGTGGCCGAGTCGACCTGCTGGTCCTGGCGGGCTACCTGAAGCTGGTGCCCCCGGTCGTCGTGGCGGCCTACCATGGCCGGATCATCAACATTCACCCGGCACTGCTGCCGAAGCATGGCGGCCCGGGCATGTATGGCGGGCGTGTCCACACCGCGGTGCTGGCGGCTGGCGACACCGAGAGTGGCGCCACCGTGCACCTGGTGGACGAGGTCTACGACCGCGGCGCGATCCTCGGGCAGGCCCGGGTGCCGGTGCAGCCGGGTGACACGCCGGAGTCATTGGCGGCGCGGGTCCTGGCCGCCGAGCATCGACTCCTCCCCGCGGCGGTGACGGCGGCGGCGCGCGCTGGCCGCCCCGTACCATTTGCTCTTCCCCCTGCGGCCTGA
- a CDS encoding oxidoreductase has translation MRRFAVVVALVPAALAAQAPVVTEQTSGTTALLQAVAAVNEQVAWVSGHKGTVLRTRDGGTTWELKAVPGAETMEFRDVHAFSAEEAWLLAAGPGIKSRIYHTTDGGAQWTLQFTNADTAAFFDCFTFFDTKHGVAFSDAANGRTMMMRTEDGGASWNLLPTEALPAPLASEGAFAASGGCLVSQGKSNAWVATGAPEGRLLVTTNGGKQWRAVPTPFVKGDGAGMTATSWLDAKRGIGVGARIAQMRTDTASAVVGVTDDGGATWTMRPRPAVRGSFFGVSWVPGADRNTAVAATLAGLLVTRDAGMTWTTATPSQYWSVGGVGRTAWGVGPGGRITKLGF, from the coding sequence ATGCGTCGCTTCGCCGTCGTCGTGGCGTTGGTTCCGGCCGCCCTCGCGGCCCAGGCCCCGGTTGTCACCGAGCAGACGAGCGGGACGACCGCCCTGCTGCAGGCGGTGGCGGCCGTGAACGAACAGGTCGCGTGGGTCAGCGGCCACAAGGGAACGGTGCTGCGGACGCGCGACGGTGGCACGACCTGGGAACTGAAGGCCGTGCCCGGCGCGGAGACGATGGAGTTCCGCGACGTGCACGCGTTCAGCGCCGAGGAGGCGTGGCTGCTGGCCGCCGGACCGGGGATCAAGTCGCGGATCTATCACACCACCGATGGTGGCGCGCAGTGGACACTGCAGTTCACCAACGCGGACACCGCAGCGTTCTTCGACTGCTTCACCTTCTTTGACACGAAGCACGGCGTGGCATTCAGCGACGCGGCCAACGGCCGCACGATGATGATGCGGACCGAGGACGGAGGCGCGTCGTGGAACCTGCTCCCCACGGAGGCGCTCCCCGCACCGCTGGCGAGTGAGGGAGCCTTCGCCGCGAGCGGGGGCTGCCTGGTCAGTCAGGGGAAGTCGAATGCCTGGGTGGCCACCGGCGCGCCGGAAGGGCGGCTCCTGGTGACGACGAACGGCGGCAAGCAGTGGCGCGCCGTCCCGACGCCGTTCGTGAAGGGTGACGGCGCCGGGATGACCGCGACGTCGTGGCTCGACGCGAAGCGCGGGATCGGTGTCGGCGCGCGCATTGCCCAAATGCGCACCGACACCGCCTCGGCAGTGGTGGGCGTGACCGATGATGGCGGCGCGACCTGGACCATGCGCCCCCGCCCCGCCGTGCGCGGCTCGTTCTTCGGCGTGTCGTGGGTGCCCGGGGCCGATCGCAACACCGCCGTCGCCGCGACTCTCGCCGGACTGCTGGTGACGCGGGACGCGGGAATGACCTGGACGACCGCCACGCCGAGCCAGTATTGGAGCGTCGGCGGCGTCGGCCGAACCGCCTGGGGCGTCGGCCCAGGTGGGCGGATCACCAAGCTCGGTTTCTAG
- a CDS encoding DUF2723 domain-containing protein — MSDTPAERPPYLWAVATFLVVFVVYFLTLSPTTAFWDTSEYIAAAKVLGIPHPPGNPLFTLMAHAWGLLPLAAEYSVRINLFAAITSAGGAGLWFLVAERWLRPILPTARGPRLASAFAGVFASAMAWTVWNQSTVNEKVYTVSLLSIAMVVWCMVRWADEPAGERRDRWVVAAVYLTALSSTNHMMGVLAMPVVGIYVLMTDWRIMLRPRVIAAVALAVVVGLSLNYVYLPIRAGQYPPINEGEPVGFFSQALKDVLGRVQYGKPDLSVRQSPLSAQLTNYWTYWSWQWGRDLGAFRSLMVGIFTATTLGGVLALLRRDKRAGLAAGALLFTVTLMLIYYLNFKYGYSFQANNSAITQEMREVRERDYFFVVSFAFVGVLIAAGLAATIRYIGEMLGDRVSDSRRWLVGTPVLLLGLVPFFGNRVSASRAHETLARDFAIDILESVEPYGILITAGDNDTFPLWFAQEVLGIRRDVTLANLSLMNTDWHLRQIRRRETPTFDPATAAALWRPRSDADTVPLGAPAATSWVKPTNTVFAMTTQGLDSLPEYSQTPKNAGMMIDSLVLRFGGEYMTRSDIAAALLIRDNLGKRPIYFSWSTGNYPDASLGLRPYLLSQGMVRQVMPRPITEGGAIRMTQNFSWVDVARTRALLFGVYHPEAAARERPAGWVDEPSASILGLYYLVYGGGAEAFRQLGDSVTAAKADSLTLRMRKSLPNY, encoded by the coding sequence GTGTCCGATACGCCCGCCGAACGCCCGCCCTACCTCTGGGCCGTCGCCACCTTCCTGGTGGTGTTCGTGGTGTACTTCCTGACCCTGTCGCCGACCACGGCCTTCTGGGACACCTCGGAGTACATCGCCGCCGCCAAGGTGCTGGGCATCCCGCACCCGCCGGGCAATCCGCTCTTCACGCTGATGGCGCACGCCTGGGGGCTGCTGCCGCTGGCGGCGGAGTACTCGGTGCGGATCAACCTCTTCGCGGCGATCACCAGCGCGGGCGGGGCCGGCCTCTGGTTCCTGGTGGCCGAGCGGTGGTTGCGGCCGATCCTCCCGACGGCGCGGGGCCCACGTCTGGCGTCGGCCTTCGCCGGCGTCTTCGCCTCCGCGATGGCCTGGACCGTCTGGAACCAGAGCACCGTGAACGAAAAGGTCTACACGGTGTCGCTGCTCTCGATCGCGATGGTGGTCTGGTGCATGGTGCGCTGGGCCGACGAGCCGGCCGGTGAGCGGCGGGATCGCTGGGTGGTGGCCGCGGTGTATCTCACCGCCTTGTCCTCGACCAACCACATGATGGGTGTGCTGGCGATGCCCGTCGTGGGCATCTATGTCCTGATGACCGATTGGCGCATCATGCTCCGCCCGCGCGTCATCGCCGCGGTGGCGCTGGCCGTCGTGGTGGGGCTCTCGCTCAACTACGTCTACCTGCCGATCCGCGCCGGTCAGTATCCGCCGATCAACGAGGGCGAGCCGGTCGGCTTCTTCTCGCAGGCGCTCAAGGATGTCCTCGGCCGCGTGCAGTATGGCAAGCCGGACCTCTCGGTGCGGCAGTCGCCCCTGTCGGCCCAGCTGACCAACTACTGGACCTACTGGAGCTGGCAGTGGGGCCGGGACCTCGGCGCCTTCCGCAGCTTGATGGTCGGCATCTTCACGGCGACGACGCTCGGCGGAGTCCTCGCCCTGTTGCGCCGCGACAAGCGGGCCGGCCTCGCCGCCGGGGCGCTGCTGTTCACCGTCACCCTGATGCTGATCTACTACCTGAACTTCAAGTACGGCTATTCGTTCCAGGCCAACAATTCCGCGATCACGCAGGAGATGCGCGAGGTCCGCGAGCGCGACTACTTCTTCGTCGTCTCGTTCGCCTTCGTCGGCGTGCTGATCGCCGCCGGCCTCGCCGCCACCATCCGCTATATCGGCGAGATGCTGGGCGATCGGGTAAGCGACTCGCGGCGCTGGCTGGTCGGCACGCCGGTGCTGCTGCTCGGCCTGGTGCCGTTCTTCGGCAACCGCGTCTCGGCCTCGCGCGCCCACGAAACGCTGGCCCGCGACTTCGCCATCGACATCCTCGAGTCGGTCGAGCCGTACGGCATCCTGATCACCGCCGGCGACAACGACACCTTCCCGCTCTGGTTTGCGCAGGAGGTGCTCGGCATCCGCCGCGACGTGACGCTGGCCAACCTGTCGCTGATGAACACCGACTGGCACCTGCGCCAGATCCGCCGTCGCGAGACGCCGACGTTCGACCCCGCGACGGCCGCCGCGCTCTGGCGCCCGCGCAGCGACGCCGACACGGTGCCGCTGGGCGCCCCGGCAGCCACCAGCTGGGTCAAGCCGACCAACACCGTCTTCGCGATGACGACGCAGGGGCTGGACTCGCTGCCGGAGTATTCGCAGACGCCGAAGAACGCCGGGATGATGATCGACTCGCTCGTCCTCCGCTTCGGCGGCGAGTACATGACCCGGAGCGACATCGCCGCGGCGCTGCTGATCCGCGACAATCTGGGCAAGCGGCCGATCTACTTCTCGTGGAGCACCGGCAACTACCCCGACGCCTCGCTCGGACTCCGGCCGTACCTGCTCTCGCAGGGGATGGTCCGCCAGGTGATGCCGCGGCCGATCACCGAAGGTGGCGCGATCCGGATGACGCAGAACTTCAGCTGGGTCGATGTGGCGCGCACGCGTGCCCTCCTCTTCGGGGTGTACCATCCGGAGGCCGCCGCGCGCGAGCGCCCCGCAGGCTGGGTCGACGAGCCCTCGGCGTCGATCCTCGGTCTGTACTATCTGGTCTACGGTGGCGGCGCCGAAGCGTTCCGGCAGCTGGGCGACAGCGTGACAGCCGCCAAGGCGGACTCGCTCACCCTGCGGATGCGGAAGTCGCTCCCCAACTACTGA